GGAATGACCAATCTGGGTACGCCGCCCGGTTTCGAGGAAAGCAGGGCGGAATTTATCAATCAGGGCGGCCAGGTGGCCGGGAAAGCCTGGCGGGAGCAAGCCGGCACGGGATCAGGGACGCCCTTCCTCTGGGATCTCCGGAAAGGCCTGACGGTTTTCGGCAGCAAGAAGGGGATAAGTCTTACCGGCCTCAATAATAAGGGACAGGTAGTAGGCCTGAAGGGAAGCCAGCCGGTTCTTTGGGAGCCGGTTGGCGGAATCCGATCCCCTGCATGGCAGGGCCCCCTCTGATATGGCCCTGAACAATCGGGACCAGATGGCCGCCACGTTCTCCTTGGAGGGCGATTCCCCCACGCCTATCTGCTTACCCCCTCCTACCCCACCGATATCCCGGTGCCCGGAACCCTGGCTTTGACGGGGGCAGGCGCCCTGCTCCTTGGGCTTCGGCGCCTTGGCGTTTTCTCCCTGCCGCCGGTTGCCCCAGCCGCCGGTGTCGGCTAGGTTGTGGCGCTTTGCCGAGGCCGGAGGCCGATCCCATGGAGCACCTGCACCGCTACGCCCCCATCGTCGACGACCTGGAGGCCTTCCTGGCGGCGGCCGAGGAGCCCCTGCACCGCGTAGTATGGGCCAATACCGTGCGCACCACCGCCGAGGAGGTGGAGGGCTGGATCCACGACCGCTGCCCGGAGGCGGAGCGGGTCTCCTGGTTCGACGCCGCGTGGCGGATTCCCGCCGGGGCGGCCCGCCCGGGCAAGTGGCCGGAATTCGTTCTGGGGCTCATCCACACCCAGGAGGAGGTGAGTCTGTGGCCGGTTTGGGCGCTGGATGCCCGGCCGGGGGAGGCGGTGCTGGATATGTGCGCTGCGCCCGGCAGCAAGGCCGCCCGCACCGCCGTGGCCATGGCCGACCGGGGCCGGCTGATGGCCAACGACCGGAAGTGGGGCCGCCTGCAGGGGGTGCAGGACGTGGTGGCCCGCCTGGGACTCACCTGCGTGGCCTCCTCCAATATGGGCGGCGCCCAGATTCCCGGAGATGCCTGCTTCGACCGCGTCCTGGTGGACGCCCCCTGCACCGGGGAGGGCACTACCCGCAAGGCGGGCGGCGGCAAGCGGCCCCAGATCGTGAAGGACGACTTCCACAAGCTGGCCAGTGTCCAGAAAGGGCTGCTGCGCCGCGCCGTGGAGCTGGTGCGCCCGGGCGGCACCGTCATCTACGCCACCTGCACCTACGCCCCCGAGGAGAACGAGGCGGTGCTGGACGGCATCTACCCCGAGAAGGCCGAGATCGAGCCGATCCGGGTGCCGGAGGGGGTCCGCGTGGCGCCGGGCGTCACCGAGTGGCAGGGGAGAAGCTTCCGGCCCGACGTCGCCAACGCCATCCGCTTCTGGCCCCACCTCAATGACACGGGAGGCTTCTTTGTCGCAAGACTCCGCCGTCTATGAGCCCTATCCGGAAGCCGGGGAGGTCTGGCGCTATCTCGAGGACCGCTTCGGCCTGGACCGCACCCTGTTCGGTCACCACCGGCTCTGGTGGCGGCGGGGCGGCAAGCCCGACAAGCCCATCTGGATTGCCCACGAGGACTGCGCCCCGCCCGACGGGGTGAAGGTGGACTGGGTGGGGCTTGCCGTCATGCGCCAGCCGCCGCCGCGCGGCTTCCCCACCAATGCCTTCCTGCGCCGGTTCGGTGGCGCGGCCACCCGCAACGTGGTGGACGTGGACTGGGACACCGGACTGCGCCTCATGTACAACCACCAGATCGAGCACGAGCCCCTGGACGAGAAGGGCGGACCCTACATCATCCGCGCGCCACGGGCGGTGCTCGGCCGCGGCTGGGTACGCAAGGGACGCCTGATCCTGGATACGCCCAAGGGCTGGCCGAACCAGCTCATGCCACGGACGGAGCTGGCGGAGGGGCCGGAGAGGGCGTAGAAAACGTCAAGAAGCCAGGGCAGGTACCTGGCCTGGAGACATCCGGGCCCTGCCAAGGACTTGGCCTTTTTCCTTCGGGCTGTTCCTTGGCGTACTTCGTGGCTTGGCGTTGTCTGTCTTACTGCTTTTCCAGCACGAATATCGCCGGATACAGGTTGGAGGTCTCCACCACCTGGATGTGGCGGATGCGGAGCCCGCCCACCTGCTTCACCGCCTCGTTGAACGCCCCCCGCTTGCGGACCAGCACCACGAGCCGTCCGCCCGCGCGCAGTACCGTCCCTGTCCGGCGCAGCAGCCCCGCGTAGAAGGGGAAGAACTGAATGTCCTTGCCGATGCGCATGCCGTAAGGGGGATTGGTGACGACGGCGTCGAAGAAACCTTCCGGGTAGTGCTCGGCCAGATGGCGCGCGTCGGCCTGCTCCACCCGGGCCCGTCCGGCTAGGCCGGCGTTCTCCAGGTTCCGTCGGGCGCCGGCCACGGAGCGGGCGTTCCAGTCGCCGCCATACAGCTCCGCCCCGGGCAGGAGCTCCCCCGCCTCCAGGAGCACCGTTGCCGAGCCGCAGTAGGGATCCAGGATGCGGCGGGTGTCCCTCCCCACCGCCCCGAGCCGCAGACAGGCGTAGGCCACGTTGGCGCGCAGGGCGACGCGTGGGTTGTCGGCCCGCCGGTAGCGGTTGGACAGGGCCTTGCGGGTGCACTGCACCGCCACCGCGCAGCGTGTCCCATGGACGTCCACGCGGATGTTCACGGCGTAGCCTTTCAGGTCCACCGGGGCCGCGTAGCGATCCACGAGCACCGCCCCGGCCACCCGCTGCAGATCGTGGCTGGTGAAGGTGTGCTCGCCGAGCCGCTCGCTGGTGACCCGGAACGGCGCAGCGTCGGCGAGCTCCGGAAAGTCCAGCTCCCGAAGCCGCGCCTCCAGTAGCTCCAGCGGCCGGTCGCCTTCCAGCTCGAAAGCGGCCACGGGGCGCAGCACGTGATGAACGGAGCGCATGGCCCGGGCGGGCGCGAGCAGCGTTTCCAGGGCGGCGGGGTGTCGGAGGTTCACCCAGCCCGGGAAGCGGGCGGGCCGGTGGTCGAGGGTCGTCGGCTCCAGATCGTGCGCCGCGAGGCGCTCCCGGAATTCGGCGGCCACCAGGTCTTCCAGCCCGGGGTTGGTGGTGAAGGCCAGCTCGGTCTGCGGCGGTTCGGATGCGTGCACGGGGCTCCCGAGGGTCGGGGAATGGGAGGGGGCGGCCCGGGAGGCCGCTCCCGGGGACTAAGCCGGATGGATCACCAGATGGCGCAGCGGCTCGCTGCCCACGCTCTCGGCCACCAGATGGTACCGGACCGCCACCTCGTGCTGAACCTGCCGGACCTTGCCGGAATGCGGCGACAGCTCGATGGGCTCGCCCTCGGTGAGCACCTGCCAGGCGGCGCTCTCCGCCTCGCGCACCGCCTCGCTCACCTCCTCGTCGGCCAGGCCGTTCAGGACGTTGAAGACTTTCTCCAGGAGGCGGCGGATCTGGGCCGTAGTGTTCTTCTTGACCACGTGCAGCGGGGCGCCGGTGGCCTCCAGCACCTGGCGAAGCCTTGGGTCGTCGGACCGGGAGCGGCGGGCGATCACCAGGTTGGCGCGCTCGGGGCGGTCCACGGTGTGGGCTTCCAGGCGGAGGTCGCGGATGACCCGTTCCACGTGGTCCCGGGAAAGCGCATAGGGGTAGATGCGCACCGGGCCGCTGGCGCCGAAAGGTCCCGGGGCGGACTCCTCCGCCGGTGCCGGTCCCGGCGGCTCGCCAACGGGAAGGG
This Thiohalorhabdus sp. Cl-TMA DNA region includes the following protein-coding sequences:
- a CDS encoding RsmB/NOP family class I SAM-dependent RNA methyltransferase; its protein translation is MEHLHRYAPIVDDLEAFLAAAEEPLHRVVWANTVRTTAEEVEGWIHDRCPEAERVSWFDAAWRIPAGAARPGKWPEFVLGLIHTQEEVSLWPVWALDARPGEAVLDMCAAPGSKAARTAVAMADRGRLMANDRKWGRLQGVQDVVARLGLTCVASSNMGGAQIPGDACFDRVLVDAPCTGEGTTRKAGGGKRPQIVKDDFHKLASVQKGLLRRAVELVRPGGTVIYATCTYAPEENEAVLDGIYPEKAEIEPIRVPEGVRVAPGVTEWQGRSFRPDVANAIRFWPHLNDTGGFFVARLRRL
- a CDS encoding methyltransferase, with amino-acid sequence MHASEPPQTELAFTTNPGLEDLVAAEFRERLAAHDLEPTTLDHRPARFPGWVNLRHPAALETLLAPARAMRSVHHVLRPVAAFELEGDRPLELLEARLRELDFPELADAAPFRVTSERLGEHTFTSHDLQRVAGAVLVDRYAAPVDLKGYAVNIRVDVHGTRCAVAVQCTRKALSNRYRRADNPRVALRANVAYACLRLGAVGRDTRRILDPYCGSATVLLEAGELLPGAELYGGDWNARSVAGARRNLENAGLAGRARVEQADARHLAEHYPEGFFDAVVTNPPYGMRIGKDIQFFPFYAGLLRRTGTVLRAGGRLVVLVRKRGAFNEAVKQVGGLRIRHIQVVETSNLYPAIFVLEKQ